One part of the Anaerotruncus rubiinfantis genome encodes these proteins:
- a CDS encoding D-alanyl-D-alanine carboxypeptidase family protein produces MLRRIAAALLALMLAGGMFVCGARAEEVPAAAQTIPNTRDYETKAKGAVVIDAQTGRVLFAQNANLRLPMASTTKIMTALITLEQENLDEYFTVDPAAIKVEGSSMGLREGDQVSLSALAYGMLLPSGNDGANAAAVRIAGSKEAFAKLMNERAAEIGLEDTHFVTPSGLDDPEHYSSAYDMALLAREALGNPRFADICSQYKAVAQYGNPPYNRWLQNHNRLLRSYEGAVGVKTGFTDTAGRCLVSCAMRGGVKLIAVTLGCPDDWNTHANLYDRYFERLTPTDVEPAIPEVNVPVAGGETLSVKAVYEPQQKIPLFEGESLTAQTVLRPLLFAPVEKGEVLGRVVLSCDGQKLSEITLTAAKSVPAREDDGNSLIGFFQRLIGF; encoded by the coding sequence ATGTTGCGCAGAATTGCGGCGGCCCTGCTGGCGCTGATGCTTGCGGGCGGGATGTTTGTGTGCGGCGCGCGGGCCGAAGAGGTTCCCGCGGCGGCGCAGACGATCCCGAATACCAGGGATTATGAAACCAAGGCAAAGGGCGCGGTGGTGATCGACGCGCAGACCGGCCGGGTGCTTTTCGCGCAGAACGCGAACCTTCGACTGCCGATGGCCTCCACAACTAAGATTATGACCGCGCTCATCACCCTTGAGCAGGAAAACCTGGACGAATACTTTACGGTGGACCCCGCTGCGATCAAGGTGGAGGGTTCCTCGATGGGCCTGCGGGAAGGCGATCAGGTTTCGCTTTCCGCGCTCGCTTACGGGATGCTGCTGCCGTCCGGCAACGACGGCGCGAATGCCGCCGCGGTGCGCATAGCGGGCAGCAAGGAGGCGTTCGCAAAGCTGATGAACGAACGCGCCGCCGAAATCGGCCTGGAGGACACCCATTTCGTCACGCCGTCCGGGCTTGACGACCCGGAGCATTATTCGAGCGCCTATGATATGGCGCTGCTCGCGCGCGAAGCGCTCGGGAATCCGCGCTTCGCGGACATCTGCTCCCAGTATAAGGCAGTTGCCCAGTACGGCAACCCGCCCTATAACCGCTGGCTGCAAAATCACAACAGGCTGCTGAGAAGCTATGAGGGCGCGGTCGGGGTCAAAACAGGCTTTACCGACACGGCGGGACGCTGTCTGGTGTCCTGTGCGATGCGCGGGGGCGTCAAGCTGATCGCGGTCACGCTTGGCTGCCCGGACGACTGGAACACCCACGCAAATCTCTATGACCGCTATTTCGAGCGGCTTACCCCAACCGATGTGGAACCGGCCATCCCGGAGGTAAACGTCCCGGTCGCGGGCGGCGAAACGCTTTCGGTGAAAGCGGTCTATGAACCGCAGCAGAAGATCCCGCTGTTCGAGGGCGAAAGCCTCACAGCGCAAACCGTCCTGCGTCCGCTTCTGTTCGCGCCGGTGGAAAAGGGGGAAGTGCTCGGCAGAGTGGTGCTCTCCTGCGACGGGCAGAAGCTTTCGGAGATTACGCTGACAGCGGCAAAAAGCGTCCCGGCACGGGAAGACGACGGGAATTCACTGATCGGATTTTTCCAGAGGCTGATCGGGTTTTAA
- a CDS encoding pseudouridine synthase — MAQAKGIRIQKVLSDNGIMSRRKAEEAIQQGRITVNGHPAVPGNPVNPMRDVIAVDGVRVRLQKKKKNYYIMMHKPRGYVTTTSDEMGRKCVTDLLEDAPARVYPVGRLDRNSEGLLLFTNDGDFANMVMHPSNHITKTYRVTIRPDITDEQAAKMSAGIELDGKMTLPATVLVLEKGEGRAVLQITIQEGRNRQVRRMCEAVGLTVARLKRTSVGPLKLGMLSPGEWRELKPSELTALRNAVSKK, encoded by the coding sequence ATGGCACAGGCAAAAGGCATCCGCATCCAGAAGGTGCTCTCGGACAATGGGATCATGTCCCGCCGCAAGGCGGAGGAAGCGATCCAGCAGGGCCGTATCACGGTCAACGGACACCCGGCCGTGCCCGGCAACCCGGTCAACCCCATGCGGGATGTGATCGCGGTGGACGGCGTGCGCGTCAGGCTCCAGAAGAAAAAGAAAAATTATTACATCATGATGCATAAGCCCCGCGGGTATGTGACCACCACCTCGGACGAGATGGGGCGCAAATGCGTGACCGACCTTTTGGAGGACGCGCCTGCGCGGGTCTATCCGGTGGGACGGCTCGACCGCAACAGCGAAGGCCTGCTGCTGTTCACGAACGACGGCGACTTTGCCAACATGGTGATGCATCCCTCGAACCACATCACAAAAACCTATCGGGTCACCATCCGGCCGGACATCACCGACGAGCAGGCCGCGAAAATGTCCGCGGGGATCGAGCTCGACGGCAAGATGACCCTTCCGGCGACCGTTCTGGTGCTCGAAAAGGGAGAAGGCCGCGCTGTTTTGCAGATCACCATCCAGGAGGGACGCAACCGGCAGGTGCGCCGGATGTGCGAAGCGGTCGGGCTTACGGTGGCGCGGCTCAAGCGCACATCGGTCGGGCCGCTCAAACTGGGGATGCTGAGCCCCGGAGAGTGGCGGGAGTTAAAGCCCAGCGAATTGACCGCGCTGCGCAATGCCGTCAGCAAGAAGTGA
- a CDS encoding carboxyl transferase domain-containing protein — MSDQAMSLADARKDALKATAARERLTALFDPDSFVEVGALVKTGCDGTGVITGYGLVEGCPVYAFSQDSTVKSGAVGAATGSKIRKIYDLAYKTGAPVVGIYDSNGAAVDEGLDAMAAYGDMLHWSNNLSGVVPQISLVLGVCAGSAAMIAASADFVVMSGKGEFYLTTADAASASSAEEAAKTGVAHIVETEEADAIKAARTLISMLPSNNLSAPPVCDFSAVSGAEAALSAAAADIGAADIFEIAKNVVDADSLVELQKEYSTCGAKVGLATLAGSTVGVVAASNGGTICSGGASKIARFVAICDSFQIPVVTFVNAAAFAPLPNHGFRGGVREVAKLAHVYAEATTPKIAVVVGKAYGSAYIALAGRGASADLTVAWPCATISALSPETAVAFMYGDRITADKSRAQVEAEYAANDAGALAAAAKGHIDDVIDPAETRGVVLSAIDMLAGKRVTTLPKKHANIPM; from the coding sequence ATGAGTGACCAGGCAATGTCACTGGCCGACGCACGCAAGGATGCGCTGAAGGCTACCGCCGCCCGTGAAAGGCTGACGGCCCTGTTCGACCCCGACTCCTTTGTCGAGGTCGGCGCTTTGGTGAAGACCGGGTGCGACGGCACAGGCGTGATCACGGGTTATGGCCTCGTCGAAGGCTGCCCTGTGTATGCGTTCTCCCAGGATTCCACGGTGAAAAGCGGTGCGGTGGGCGCCGCGACAGGCTCCAAGATCAGAAAGATTTATGATCTGGCCTACAAGACCGGCGCGCCGGTTGTCGGAATCTATGATTCCAACGGCGCGGCCGTCGATGAGGGCCTTGACGCAATGGCCGCATACGGAGATATGCTGCATTGGTCGAACAACCTTTCCGGCGTTGTGCCCCAGATCTCCCTGGTGCTCGGCGTCTGCGCGGGAAGCGCCGCGATGATCGCCGCTTCCGCCGATTTTGTCGTGATGAGCGGCAAAGGCGAGTTCTACCTGACCACCGCGGACGCGGCGAGCGCGAGCAGCGCTGAAGAGGCCGCCAAGACGGGCGTCGCCCATATTGTCGAGACGGAGGAAGCCGACGCCATCAAGGCGGCGCGCACCCTGATCTCGATGCTTCCGTCGAACAACCTTTCCGCTCCGCCGGTCTGCGATTTCTCCGCCGTTTCCGGCGCTGAAGCGGCGCTTTCCGCCGCCGCCGCGGACATCGGCGCCGCGGACATCTTCGAGATTGCGAAGAACGTCGTCGACGCGGACAGCCTGGTTGAACTGCAAAAAGAATATTCCACCTGCGGCGCGAAGGTCGGGCTTGCGACCCTGGCCGGTTCCACCGTGGGCGTTGTGGCAGCATCGAACGGCGGCACCATCTGCTCGGGCGGCGCTTCCAAGATCGCCCGGTTTGTCGCCATCTGTGACTCCTTCCAGATCCCGGTCGTGACCTTTGTCAACGCCGCGGCGTTCGCTCCGCTGCCGAATCACGGCTTCCGTGGCGGCGTGCGTGAGGTTGCAAAGCTCGCGCATGTCTATGCCGAAGCGACCACCCCGAAGATTGCGGTCGTGGTTGGCAAGGCTTATGGTTCCGCATATATCGCGCTGGCCGGGCGCGGCGCTTCGGCCGACCTGACCGTTGCGTGGCCCTGCGCCACCATCAGCGCGCTCTCTCCGGAAACCGCCGTTGCGTTTATGTATGGCGACCGGATCACCGCCGACAAATCCCGCGCGCAGGTTGAGGCCGAGTATGCCGCAAACGACGCGGGCGCGCTCGCCGCTGCCGCCAAGGGCCACATTGACGATGTGATCGATCCCGCCGAAACTCGCGGAGTTGTTCTTTCCGCGATCGATATGCTGGCTGGCAAACGGGTTACCACCCTGCCGAAGAAACACGCGAATATCCCGATGTAA
- a CDS encoding oxaloacetate decarboxylase subunit alpha has product MAQKVKICETILRDAHQSLIATRMRLDEMLPILPAMDEVGFYSCECWGGATFDSCIRFLDEDPWERLRVIRKNMPNTKLQMLFRGQNMLGYRHYADDTVEYFVQKSVDNGIDIIRIFDALNDIRNLETAIKATKKSGAHMQAAISYTLSPVHNIEYFVNYAKQLEDAGADSICIKDMAALITPYAASELVTELKKAVKIPIDLHTHYTSGLASMAEIKAIEAGVDIIDTAMSPLAMGTSHPATESMVAALQGTPYDTGLDLKKLDIVRAHFAKLREKYLASGLLDPKVMGVDANTLIYQVPGGMLSNLVSQLKQAGKEDQFEDVLREIPGVRKDSGYPPLVTPTSQIVGTQAVFNVIMGERYKMVTKEFRALVKGEYGKTPAPISDEFRKKILGDEAPIDCRPADLIPPELEKLRAEFPAEYLEQDEDVLTMAMFPQVAPKFFESRKNKKYGVDGHADKDSKVHPA; this is encoded by the coding sequence ATGGCTCAAAAGGTTAAAATTTGTGAAACCATCCTGCGCGACGCGCATCAGTCCCTGATCGCGACCCGTATGCGCCTGGATGAGATGCTCCCCATCCTTCCGGCGATGGATGAGGTCGGCTTCTATTCCTGCGAATGCTGGGGCGGCGCGACCTTCGACAGCTGCATCCGTTTTTTGGATGAAGATCCCTGGGAGCGTCTGCGCGTGATCCGCAAGAACATGCCCAACACCAAGCTGCAGATGCTGTTCCGCGGCCAGAACATGCTGGGTTACCGTCATTACGCCGACGACACGGTCGAATATTTCGTCCAGAAGTCGGTCGATAACGGCATCGACATCATCCGCATCTTCGACGCGCTCAACGATATCCGCAATCTCGAAACCGCGATCAAGGCCACCAAGAAGAGCGGCGCCCATATGCAGGCGGCGATCTCCTACACCCTGAGCCCGGTTCACAACATCGAGTATTTCGTCAACTATGCAAAGCAGCTTGAGGACGCGGGCGCGGACTCGATCTGCATCAAGGATATGGCGGCTCTGATCACCCCGTACGCGGCTTCCGAGCTGGTCACCGAACTCAAAAAGGCGGTCAAGATCCCGATCGACCTGCACACCCATTACACCTCGGGACTTGCTTCGATGGCGGAAATCAAAGCGATCGAAGCGGGCGTCGACATCATCGACACCGCAATGAGCCCCTTGGCGATGGGCACTTCGCATCCGGCAACCGAGTCGATGGTCGCCGCGCTGCAGGGCACTCCGTATGACACCGGTCTTGATCTCAAGAAACTGGATATCGTGCGCGCGCATTTTGCGAAACTGCGTGAGAAGTACCTCGCCAGCGGTCTGCTTGACCCGAAGGTCATGGGCGTCGACGCGAACACCCTGATCTATCAGGTACCCGGCGGCATGCTTTCGAACCTTGTTTCCCAGCTCAAACAGGCTGGCAAAGAGGATCAGTTTGAAGATGTGCTTCGCGAAATTCCGGGCGTCCGCAAGGATTCCGGCTATCCGCCGCTGGTCACCCCGACCTCCCAGATCGTCGGCACCCAGGCGGTGTTCAACGTCATCATGGGCGAGCGCTACAAGATGGTCACCAAAGAGTTCCGCGCACTGGTCAAGGGCGAATACGGCAAGACCCCGGCTCCGATTTCCGATGAGTTCCGTAAGAAGATCCTCGGTGATGAAGCGCCGATCGACTGCCGTCCGGCTGATCTCATCCCGCCTGAGCTGGAGAAACTGCGCGCCGAATTCCCGGCCGAGTACCTCGAGCAGGACGAGGATGTCCTCACCATGGCGATGTTCCCGCAGGTGGCTCCGAAGTTCTTCGAGTCCCGCAAGAACAAAAAGTACGGCGTGGACGGTCATGCCGACAAGGACAGCAAGGTACATCCCGCATAA
- a CDS encoding pentapeptide repeat-containing protein yields the protein MKITPPQLPAAREETSELFALCAAAYADGEDVKARIFKALVISGETADPVSFHGVSFENCRLTGCSFRKCDFIDVEFCSCDLSNSDFEDCYFKRCTFTGCKAVGANIQNASLLEIILDGVNFRYANFDRAKIKQARFAESDLRFCSFSECKISALELSQSVLSGANFFKTPLRGVDFTKSEIDGLVLAGEELKGAIVTSPQAADLAKLLGLTVRD from the coding sequence ATGAAAATCACACCGCCGCAGCTGCCCGCCGCGCGCGAAGAAACTTCCGAACTATTTGCCCTCTGCGCGGCCGCCTATGCGGACGGCGAGGATGTGAAAGCACGGATTTTTAAGGCGCTTGTAATTTCCGGCGAAACTGCCGATCCAGTAAGCTTCCACGGCGTTTCCTTTGAAAACTGCCGGCTGACCGGCTGCTCATTTCGCAAATGCGATTTCATCGATGTGGAATTTTGTTCCTGCGATCTTTCAAACAGCGACTTCGAGGACTGTTATTTCAAACGCTGTACCTTCACCGGCTGCAAGGCGGTGGGGGCAAATATTCAGAACGCGAGCCTTCTCGAAATTATCCTCGACGGCGTAAATTTCCGCTATGCCAATTTCGACCGCGCGAAGATCAAGCAGGCCCGTTTTGCGGAAAGCGACCTGCGGTTCTGCAGCTTTTCCGAATGTAAGATTTCCGCGCTGGAGCTTTCACAGTCCGTGCTGTCAGGCGCAAATTTCTTCAAAACGCCGCTTCGGGGCGTCGACTTCACCAAAAGCGAAATCGACGGGCTGGTGCTCGCGGGCGAGGAACTCAAAGGAGCCATCGTCACCTCCCCGCAGGCGGCCGATCTCGCAAAACTGCTCGGCCTGACCGTCAGGGACTGA
- a CDS encoding YicC/YloC family endoribonuclease, producing the protein MIKSMTGYGRAQQTLDGRDITVEVKSVNHRFFEFSARVPRAYGYLEEKLKSYLQGQISRGKVEVGVAIQTVEGGNVDVEINTELAGAYVKALRGLGEQFSLTDDLSLSTVSHFSDIFTVRKPLEDEEAVWAAVRPVADAAAARFVAMRAAEGERLKNDLLDRLESIEQQVALVVEQSPRTVEAYRERLTAKIHEVLADRQIDESRIITEAAIFADRVAVDEETVRLTSHIAQFREILTHEEPIGRKLDFLVQEMNREANTIGSKAQDVAIAQVVVDIKSNIEKIREQIQNIE; encoded by the coding sequence ATGATCAAGAGCATGACAGGCTACGGACGTGCCCAACAGACGCTGGACGGACGGGATATCACAGTGGAGGTCAAATCGGTTAACCACCGTTTTTTTGAATTCTCCGCCCGGGTGCCGCGCGCATACGGATATCTGGAAGAAAAGCTGAAAAGCTATCTGCAGGGGCAGATTTCACGCGGCAAGGTGGAGGTCGGCGTTGCCATCCAAACAGTGGAGGGCGGCAATGTCGATGTGGAAATCAATACCGAGCTGGCCGGCGCTTATGTCAAAGCCCTGCGCGGGCTGGGCGAGCAGTTCTCCCTGACTGACGACCTTTCACTTTCCACTGTTTCCCATTTTTCGGATATTTTTACCGTGCGCAAACCCCTTGAGGACGAGGAAGCTGTCTGGGCGGCGGTCAGGCCGGTTGCGGACGCGGCGGCGGCCCGGTTTGTCGCCATGCGCGCCGCCGAAGGCGAGCGGCTGAAAAACGACCTGCTGGACCGGCTTGAAAGCATCGAACAGCAGGTGGCGCTTGTTGTGGAGCAGTCCCCGCGGACGGTGGAAGCCTACCGCGAACGGCTTACTGCGAAGATCCATGAAGTGCTTGCCGACCGCCAGATCGACGAAAGCCGGATCATCACCGAGGCCGCGATCTTTGCCGACCGTGTTGCGGTGGATGAGGAGACGGTGCGCCTGACAAGCCATATCGCCCAGTTCCGGGAGATCCTGACCCATGAGGAGCCGATCGGCCGGAAGCTGGATTTCCTTGTGCAGGAGATGAACCGCGAAGCCAACACCATCGGTTCCAAGGCGCAGGATGTCGCAATCGCGCAGGTGGTTGTCGACATCAAGAGCAATATCGAAAAAATCCGTGAACAGATCCAGAACATCGAATAA
- the remA gene encoding extracellular matrix/biofilm regulator RemA — MKLINIGFGNMVCANRLVAIVSPESAPIKRIIQDARDRGTLVDATYGRRTRAVIITDSDHVILSAVQPETVANRLVDEDDEEDEDE; from the coding sequence GTGAAACTGATCAACATTGGCTTCGGCAACATGGTGTGTGCGAACCGCCTGGTTGCGATCGTGAGCCCGGAATCGGCCCCTATCAAACGCATCATACAGGACGCGCGCGACCGCGGAACGCTGGTGGACGCCACCTATGGCCGCCGTACCCGCGCGGTGATCATCACCGATTCGGACCATGTGATCCTGTCGGCCGTCCAGCCGGAGACGGTTGCGAACCGCCTGGTGGATGAGGATGACGAGGAAGATGAGGATGAGTAA
- the gmk gene encoding guanylate kinase — MSNRGMLIVYSGPSGVGKGTLLAPYLKSHPDAALSVSVTTRAPRPGETDGVEYSFITRERFEQLIKSDGLLEYAEYSGNYYGTPRAAVEEKIAAGRDVVLEIEVQGAMKIKKSFPDAAFIFILPPSYAELKRRLQGRGTEPPQVVARRLAAARRELSYAGEYEYAIVNDSLETAGAQLAAVIEASRCRTKYMKDFIKQISEVEEV; from the coding sequence ATGAGTAACCGCGGGATGCTGATTGTCTATTCCGGGCCATCCGGCGTGGGCAAGGGGACGCTGCTGGCCCCGTACCTGAAAAGCCATCCTGACGCGGCGCTTTCGGTTTCGGTGACGACGCGCGCGCCGCGCCCGGGGGAGACCGATGGGGTGGAATACAGCTTTATCACACGGGAACGGTTCGAGCAGCTCATCAAAAGCGATGGCCTGCTCGAATATGCCGAATACAGTGGGAACTACTACGGGACCCCGCGCGCGGCGGTGGAGGAAAAGATTGCCGCGGGCAGGGACGTCGTTTTGGAGATCGAGGTACAGGGCGCCATGAAGATCAAAAAGAGCTTCCCGGACGCCGCCTTTATCTTTATCCTGCCGCCCTCCTATGCGGAACTCAAGCGGCGGCTGCAGGGCCGCGGGACCGAACCGCCGCAGGTGGTCGCGCGCAGGCTCGCGGCGGCCCGCCGGGAACTTTCATACGCGGGGGAATACGAATACGCGATTGTCAACGACAGTCTGGAAACCGCGGGTGCGCAGCTTGCGGCTGTGATTGAAGCGTCCCGCTGCCGGACCAAATACATGAAGGATTTCATTAAGCAGATAAGTGAGGTAGAAGAAGTATGA
- the rpoZ gene encoding DNA-directed RNA polymerase subunit omega has protein sequence MSMLRPSMASIIKPGENYYSFVVAVAKRARDIAEEDEEIHSLTEEKPVKRAVEEFANGKCKLGSSVCHDLI, from the coding sequence ATGAGCATGCTCAGACCATCGATGGCTTCCATTATAAAACCGGGTGAGAATTATTACAGTTTTGTGGTGGCTGTTGCGAAACGTGCCCGTGACATCGCGGAGGAGGACGAGGAGATTCATTCCCTCACCGAAGAGAAACCGGTCAAACGGGCGGTCGAAGAATTTGCCAACGGCAAATGCAAGCTGGGCAGCTCGGTCTGCCATGACCTGATATAA
- the coaBC gene encoding bifunctional phosphopantothenoylcysteine decarboxylase/phosphopantothenate--cysteine ligase CoaBC, with protein MFEGKTILLGVTGGIAAYKAAQLASDLSKTAADVHVIMTKNATAFVSPLTFETLTNNRVSVDTFDRNFEYNVEHVALAKKADVFLVAPATANFIAKMAAGIADDMLSTTILAASCPKIVAPAMNTGMYDNPITQRNLQTLLAFGVDIVAPGSGHLACGDVGRGRLPDPAVLFEAVRRALTPQDLLGVRVLVTAGPTREAVDPVRFLSNHSTGRMGYAVAAAARRRGAEVTLVSGPVSLTPPDGVDVVPVVSAAEMFEAVKDACEEADIIIKCAAVADYRPVNAATEKIKKSEGGMEIPLERTQDILAWLGEHRRPGQVLCGFSMETKDLIEHSRQKLERKNADMIVANSLRETGAGFGTETNLVTILTRENTERLPLMEKEMVADALLDRLLAIYRG; from the coding sequence ATGTTTGAAGGAAAAACGATCCTGCTCGGCGTGACCGGAGGGATCGCGGCCTATAAAGCGGCGCAGCTGGCGAGCGACCTTTCGAAGACCGCGGCGGATGTGCATGTGATCATGACAAAGAACGCCACCGCGTTTGTCTCGCCGCTCACCTTTGAAACGCTCACGAATAACCGGGTGTCAGTCGATACCTTCGACCGCAATTTCGAATATAATGTCGAACATGTCGCGCTGGCCAAAAAGGCGGACGTGTTTCTGGTCGCGCCCGCGACGGCCAACTTCATCGCCAAGATGGCGGCGGGCATCGCGGACGACATGCTCTCCACCACCATTTTGGCGGCATCCTGCCCGAAGATTGTCGCGCCTGCCATGAATACCGGCATGTACGATAACCCCATCACCCAACGGAACTTACAGACGCTGCTCGCTTTCGGCGTGGATATCGTCGCCCCGGGCAGCGGGCATCTCGCCTGTGGGGATGTGGGGCGCGGCAGACTGCCGGACCCGGCGGTGCTCTTTGAAGCGGTGCGTCGGGCGCTTACGCCGCAGGATCTGCTCGGCGTGCGGGTGCTTGTCACGGCCGGGCCGACCCGGGAGGCGGTTGACCCGGTGCGGTTCCTCTCGAACCACTCGACCGGCAGGATGGGCTATGCGGTCGCGGCGGCGGCGCGGCGGCGCGGCGCCGAAGTCACACTGGTATCCGGCCCGGTTTCGCTCACGCCGCCCGACGGTGTGGATGTGGTGCCGGTTGTGAGCGCCGCCGAGATGTTCGAAGCCGTAAAGGATGCTTGCGAAGAGGCGGATATCATCATCAAGTGTGCGGCGGTGGCCGATTACCGTCCGGTGAACGCCGCAACGGAAAAGATCAAAAAATCTGAGGGAGGCATGGAGATACCCCTTGAGCGTACGCAGGATATCCTTGCGTGGCTTGGGGAGCATCGCCGCCCCGGACAGGTACTCTGCGGCTTTTCGATGGAGACGAAGGATCTCATCGAGCATAGCCGTCAGAAGCTGGAACGCAAAAACGCCGACATGATCGTGGCGAACAGCCTGCGGGAAACGGGCGCGGGCTTTGGGACCGAGACGAATCTGGTGACCATCCTGACGCGCGAAAATACGGAACGCCTGCCGCTGATGGAAAAGGAAATGGTCGCGGACGCGCTACTCGACCGGCTGCTTGCGATTTACCGGGGATAG